A window from Nitrospirota bacterium encodes these proteins:
- a CDS encoding ankyrin repeat domain-containing protein, which yields MNKRWMLLIAVLGFIPMVLAMRPVDDALLKAASKGDLGLVQTLIEKQADVNAANKDGETPLYNAAEKGDQGIVALLLDKGADVKQERADNGEPPLFIAAQEGHTEIVRLLVEHGADVKQTKKENGATPLLIASAKGHRDIVALLLNHGADVKPATTNGWTALHVAAAQGHREIVALLVIQGANKSAKDAKGQRPVDRARQQGHTELVPLLEP from the coding sequence ATGAACAAACGGTGGATGCTGCTGATTGCGGTGCTCGGATTCATTCCGATGGTCCTGGCCATGCGGCCGGTGGATGACGCACTGCTCAAAGCGGCGTCCAAAGGGGACCTCGGTCTGGTGCAGACCCTCATCGAGAAGCAGGCCGATGTCAACGCGGCAAACAAGGACGGCGAGACCCCCCTCTATAATGCGGCTGAGAAGGGAGATCAGGGCATCGTGGCGCTGCTCTTGGACAAGGGCGCGGACGTGAAGCAGGAGCGGGCAGACAACGGTGAACCACCACTGTTTATCGCAGCCCAGGAGGGGCATACTGAGATTGTCCGACTGCTGGTGGAGCACGGCGCGGACGTGAAGCAGACGAAGAAGGAGAACGGTGCCACCCCGCTCCTCATCGCATCTGCGAAAGGGCATCGGGATATCGTCGCACTGCTCCTGAACCACGGCGCGGATGTGAAGCCGGCGACGACGAACGGCTGGACCGCCTTGCATGTTGCCGCTGCACAAGGCCATCGAGAGATCGTCGCTTTACTGGTGATACAGGGAGCGAACAAATCGGCGAAGGATGCGAAGGGCCAACGCCCGGTCGATCGTGCCCGGCAGCAGGGCCACACAGAATTGGTACCGTTGCTGGAGCCGTAA
- a CDS encoding ankyrin repeat domain-containing protein: protein MTQRWLMLIAVFALAPMLMAMRPMDEALLKASFKGDLGEVTTLIKKKADVNATNKGGFTPLIVAAEKGHQRIVALLLANGADVKQATTNGTTPLIAAAEKGYWKIVQLLVVHGALVKQTAADGTTPLIVAAEKGHREIVALLLAHGADVAQTRTDGTTSLFMAARQGYRSIVALLLAHNADPEQARTDGVTPLFIAAQNGHRETVALLLDSGADVTRARTDGTTPLIVAAEQGHRDIIALLLDRGVDVKQATTDTSMTALHVAALHGHRETVVLLLKQGADKSAKATTGDRPVDLARQHGHSTLVPILELPTLKP from the coding sequence ATGACACAGCGGTGGTTGATGCTCATAGCGGTGTTCGCACTGGCACCGATGCTCATGGCCATGCGGCCGATGGATGAAGCGCTGCTCAAAGCATCGTTCAAAGGGGATCTTGGCGAGGTGACCACGCTCATCAAGAAGAAGGCTGACGTCAACGCGACAAACAAAGGCGGCTTCACCCCGCTTATTGTCGCAGCAGAAAAGGGACATCAAAGGATCGTGGCGTTGCTGCTGGCTAACGGCGCGGATGTGAAGCAGGCGACGACCAACGGCACAACCCCGCTCATCGCAGCAGCCGAGAAGGGGTATTGGAAAATCGTTCAACTGCTGGTCGTTCATGGGGCGCTGGTAAAACAGACAGCGGCGGATGGCACGACCCCGCTCATTGTCGCGGCTGAGAAGGGACATCGGGAAATTGTGGCTCTGCTGCTGGCCCACGGCGCGGATGTGGCACAAACGAGAACAGACGGCACGACATCACTCTTTATGGCAGCCCGGCAGGGATACCGGAGCATCGTCGCGCTGCTGCTGGCCCACAACGCAGACCCGGAGCAGGCAAGAACGGACGGCGTGACTCCGCTCTTCATCGCAGCCCAAAACGGGCATCGAGAAACCGTCGCCCTGTTGCTGGACAGCGGCGCCGACGTGACCCGGGCGAGAACGGACGGTACAACCCCTCTCATCGTCGCGGCAGAGCAGGGGCATCGCGACATCATCGCACTGTTGCTGGACAGGGGAGTGGATGTGAAACAGGCGACGACAGATACTAGTATGACCGCCTTACATGTTGCTGCATTGCACGGACATCGAGAGACTGTGGTCTTACTGCTCAAACAGGGAGCCGACAAATCAGCCAAGGCAACAACGGGAGACCGACCTGTGGACCTCGCGCGCCAGCACGGCCACAGCACCCTGGTCCCGATCCTGGAGCTGCCGACGCTGAAACCGTAA
- a CDS encoding aminomethyl transferase family protein has protein sequence MKQSRLHEHHTKLGATFEEVGGWNMPAHYGDWVAEYQAVRQAVGLSDLSHRGKIRVTGDDRIKWLQSLISNDILPLQPGQGRYSSFLTHKGKMLGYFRVYALSDSLWVEDVGEVGDATFQALRKFLLYGVKAKMENCTESWGLLLVSGPKACATVSATFGVVMSDLKPLSAISAQICSHTSFVLRTEETGEEDLEILLPADALNTAWERLMEAGARYGIKAVGGTAREALRIEAGLPKAGPDLNEEIVPPEANLEGKAFSLNKGCYPGQEVVARIDTYGNIRRKLAGFLLKDSTVPPHGAKLFSGDREVGWISSATRSPKLNAVIAFGFPLRDFSEPGTELAVEFNSRRHPATVHALPFYTKG, from the coding sequence ATGAAACAATCACGCCTCCACGAACATCACACGAAGCTCGGCGCAACCTTCGAAGAGGTCGGCGGGTGGAACATGCCCGCTCACTATGGAGATTGGGTCGCCGAATATCAGGCCGTGCGTCAAGCAGTCGGACTCTCCGACCTCTCGCACCGCGGCAAGATCCGCGTCACAGGCGACGACCGGATCAAATGGCTGCAGAGTCTCATCAGCAACGACATTCTTCCCCTCCAGCCTGGCCAGGGCCGCTATTCGAGCTTCCTCACACACAAGGGCAAGATGCTCGGCTACTTTCGCGTCTATGCCCTGTCCGATAGTCTCTGGGTGGAAGATGTCGGCGAAGTCGGCGATGCCACCTTCCAGGCCCTCAGAAAATTTCTGCTCTACGGCGTCAAGGCAAAGATGGAGAACTGTACAGAGTCCTGGGGGCTTTTGCTTGTCAGCGGGCCCAAGGCCTGCGCGACTGTCAGCGCCACCTTCGGTGTTGTGATGAGCGACCTCAAGCCGCTGAGCGCCATCTCAGCTCAGATCTGCAGCCATACCTCGTTCGTCCTCCGCACGGAGGAGACCGGAGAGGAGGATCTGGAAATATTACTGCCTGCTGATGCCCTCAACACAGCCTGGGAACGACTCATGGAGGCAGGTGCAAGATATGGCATCAAAGCCGTTGGTGGAACCGCCCGTGAGGCCCTCCGCATCGAAGCAGGCCTGCCAAAGGCCGGGCCCGACTTGAACGAAGAGATCGTCCCACCGGAAGCGAACCTAGAGGGCAAAGCTTTCAGCCTCAACAAGGGCTGTTACCCAGGCCAGGAGGTCGTCGCGCGGATAGACACCTATGGGAACATCCGCCGGAAGCTGGCGGGATTCCTGTTGAAAGATTCGACGGTCCCGCCCCATGGGGCGAAACTCTTCAGCGGAGACCGGGAAGTCGGCTGGATCAGCAGCGCGACACGCTCGCCGAAACTGAACGCCGTAATTGCCTTCGGTTTCCCGCTACGGGATTTTAGCGAACCGGGCACGGAACTGGCCGTGGAATTCAACAGCCGCAGACATCCGGCGACCGTCCACGCCTTGCCCTTCTATACGAAGGGCTAG
- a CDS encoding histidine kinase produces the protein MNQTNKIDQINQKTILVGVTDIFFYTKVRDALMAKGYQIERARTQQEVADKASATIPSAFIVNMNDDRFDALQALETLKADARLKTIPILAFANHEEIDTFNRARALGVTMIVSRNEFSSRLKDLVDEILAAGVRSIGQEHCLSPDA, from the coding sequence ATGAACCAAACAAACAAAATAGACCAAATAAACCAAAAAACCATTCTCGTCGGTGTCACCGATATCTTTTTCTACACAAAAGTCCGCGACGCCCTGATGGCGAAGGGCTACCAGATCGAGCGGGCTCGTACACAACAGGAGGTTGCCGACAAGGCTTCGGCGACAATCCCATCCGCGTTCATCGTGAACATGAACGACGACAGATTCGATGCCTTGCAAGCGCTGGAAACCCTCAAAGCCGACGCGCGCTTGAAGACTATTCCCATCCTTGCCTTCGCGAATCACGAAGAAATCGATACATTCAACCGGGCCAGAGCGCTGGGAGTGACCATGATCGTCTCACGCAATGAGTTTTCAAGTCGCCTGAAAGATCTGGTCGACGAAATTCTCGCGGCAGGCGTAAGGAGTATAGGGCAGGAACACTGTCTTTCGCCTGACGCCTAA
- a CDS encoding tetratricopeptide repeat protein: MDVQDFLVQGEGREEDKREAWQLFQQAYERQMKGELEEAVTLYKKSIETHPTAEAYTFLGWTYSFMGRLDDAIEECHKAIVQDPDFGNPYNDIGAYLIEKGELDEAILWFQKALQARRYESPAFPHLNLGRVYERKGQWTEAIDSYKKALALNPNYTLAKKALGRLISSLN, encoded by the coding sequence ATGGATGTTCAAGATTTTCTCGTTCAAGGCGAAGGCCGTGAAGAAGACAAACGCGAGGCCTGGCAACTCTTTCAGCAGGCCTACGAGCGGCAGATGAAGGGCGAGTTGGAGGAAGCCGTTACACTCTACAAAAAATCGATTGAGACTCATCCCACCGCCGAGGCCTATACCTTCCTCGGATGGACCTACAGCTTCATGGGACGGCTCGATGATGCGATTGAGGAATGTCACAAAGCCATCGTGCAGGACCCGGACTTCGGCAATCCCTATAACGACATCGGAGCCTATCTCATCGAGAAGGGTGAATTGGACGAAGCGATTCTTTGGTTTCAGAAAGCCCTACAGGCGAGACGCTACGAGAGCCCGGCCTTCCCCCATCTCAATCTCGGTCGGGTCTATGAGCGCAAGGGCCAATGGACCGAAGCCATCGATTCCTATAAGAAAGCGCTGGCGCTCAATCCCAATTATACCTTGGCAAAGAAAGCGCTGGGACGATTGATCAGTTCGTTGAACTGA
- a CDS encoding thiazole biosynthesis protein, with protein MNKPKPAPLRERDITRQIAREYYKEFDQLIESDVIIVGAGPSGLICAHDLADMGFRTVIVEQSLALGGGFWHGGYLMNKATICAPAHKILEEIGVPCKKIKDCDGMYMVDPPHATGALVAAAYHGGAKVLNLTRVVDLILRRDGVLEGVVVNNTTAEMAGHDLIHVDPIGLESKIVVDATGHDAVVVNLLHKRNLYTAVPGNGAMWVSRSEEDVMNHTGEVYPNCFVIGLAVAAVHGTPRMGPAFGSMLLSGRYGAELIKKKLKNE; from the coding sequence ATGAACAAGCCCAAACCAGCTCCATTAAGAGAACGCGACATTACCAGGCAGATCGCGCGCGAATACTACAAAGAGTTCGATCAGCTCATCGAGAGCGATGTCATCATCGTAGGGGCAGGGCCTTCCGGCCTGATCTGTGCCCATGATCTGGCGGACATGGGCTTTCGCACCGTTATCGTCGAACAGAGCCTCGCGCTGGGCGGAGGGTTCTGGCATGGCGGATATCTCATGAACAAAGCGACGATCTGTGCCCCCGCTCACAAGATTCTCGAAGAGATCGGGGTACCGTGCAAAAAGATCAAGGACTGTGACGGGATGTACATGGTCGATCCGCCGCATGCCACCGGCGCCCTCGTAGCCGCGGCCTATCACGGCGGCGCCAAGGTACTGAACCTCACGCGCGTCGTCGATCTTATTCTCCGTCGAGACGGAGTCCTTGAAGGGGTCGTCGTGAACAACACGACTGCAGAAATGGCCGGCCACGACCTCATTCACGTCGACCCGATCGGCCTCGAAAGCAAGATCGTCGTTGACGCCACAGGCCACGATGCGGTTGTGGTCAATCTGTTGCACAAACGCAATCTGTACACCGCCGTTCCCGGCAATGGCGCCATGTGGGTCTCGCGCTCGGAAGAAGATGTCATGAATCATACCGGCGAGGTGTACCCCAATTGCTTCGTGATTGGATTGGCCGTCGCAGCAGTGCATGGTACCCCGCGCATGGGCCCAGCCTTCGGCTCAATGCTGCTCTCCGGACGCTATGGGGCGGAGCTCATTAAGAAGAAGTTGAAGAACGAATAG
- the thiC gene encoding phosphomethylpyrimidine synthase ThiC, with protein sequence MSDHMIGNGSAAGNGHGSTGSRLTTTPFPASRKVYVQGTQAGVRVPMREISLTATKSMNGGTPAANEPITVYDTSGPYTDPAGKIDPQAGLAPYRRNWVIGRNDVVELSDISSQYGRLRAADPKLDPLRFQHIRKPLRAKPGRNVTQIHYARKGLITPEMEFIAIRENQSREVARELAMRNGHGGGVTQHPGQSWGASIPSMITPEFVRDEVARGRAIIPANINHPESEPMIIGRNFLVKINSNIGNSAVASSIEEEVEKMIWSIRWGADTVMDLSTGKNIHETREWIIRNSPVPIGTVPIYQALEKVGGKAEDLTWELFRDTLIEQAEQGVDYFTIHAGVRLAYVPMTATRMTGIVSRGGAIHAKWCLAHHEENFAYTHFEEICEIMKAYDVSFSLGDGLRPGSIADANDEAQFAELDTLGELTKIAWSHDVQVMIEGPGHVPMHMIQVNMEKQLKACQEAPFYTLGPLTTDIAPGYDHITSGIGAAMIGWYGCAMLCYVTPKEHLGLPDREDVKTGVITYKIAAHAADLAKGHPGAQIRDNALSRARFEFRWEDQFNLSLDPDTARLFHDETLPDNAAKVSHFCSMCGPHFCSMKITQDVRDYATQLRVDEQTAIQIGMKEKSEEFRKTGSELYQ encoded by the coding sequence ATGAGCGACCATATGATCGGCAATGGATCTGCGGCTGGGAACGGACATGGGTCTACCGGATCACGCTTGACCACCACACCCTTCCCCGCTTCGCGCAAAGTGTACGTGCAGGGGACACAGGCTGGTGTGCGGGTCCCAATGAGAGAGATCAGTTTGACCGCTACCAAGTCGATGAATGGAGGTACACCCGCCGCAAACGAACCGATCACGGTGTACGATACCTCAGGCCCCTATACAGACCCGGCCGGCAAGATCGATCCACAGGCCGGATTGGCACCCTACCGCCGGAACTGGGTGATCGGTCGGAACGATGTGGTCGAACTCTCAGATATTTCGTCACAGTACGGCCGGCTACGCGCTGCCGATCCGAAACTGGATCCGCTTCGCTTTCAACACATCCGCAAGCCACTGCGAGCCAAACCCGGCAGGAACGTCACCCAAATCCACTACGCCAGAAAAGGCCTCATCACTCCCGAAATGGAGTTCATTGCGATCCGGGAAAACCAATCCCGTGAAGTGGCGCGCGAACTGGCCATGCGAAACGGACACGGCGGCGGGGTCACACAGCATCCTGGCCAGTCGTGGGGCGCCAGCATTCCCTCCATGATCACGCCGGAATTTGTCCGCGATGAAGTTGCCCGTGGCCGAGCCATCATTCCGGCTAACATCAACCATCCCGAAAGCGAACCGATGATCATCGGCCGCAATTTTCTGGTGAAGATCAACTCCAATATCGGCAACTCCGCAGTCGCCTCCTCCATCGAAGAAGAAGTTGAAAAGATGATCTGGTCCATTCGATGGGGCGCCGACACGGTCATGGATCTTTCCACCGGCAAGAACATCCACGAAACTCGCGAATGGATCATCCGTAACTCGCCGGTGCCGATCGGTACAGTACCGATCTATCAGGCCCTGGAAAAAGTCGGAGGCAAGGCTGAAGACCTGACCTGGGAACTATTTCGTGACACGCTGATCGAACAGGCAGAGCAAGGCGTGGACTACTTCACCATCCACGCCGGTGTGCGCCTCGCCTATGTGCCCATGACCGCCACACGCATGACCGGGATCGTGTCCCGTGGCGGAGCGATCCATGCGAAGTGGTGCCTGGCTCACCACGAAGAAAACTTCGCCTATACCCACTTCGAAGAAATCTGCGAGATCATGAAGGCCTACGATGTCTCGTTCAGTTTGGGCGACGGGTTACGCCCCGGCTCCATTGCAGATGCCAATGATGAGGCACAATTCGCCGAACTGGACACGTTGGGTGAACTCACCAAGATTGCCTGGAGCCACGACGTCCAAGTGATGATCGAAGGGCCGGGCCATGTACCCATGCACATGATCCAGGTCAACATGGAAAAGCAACTGAAGGCCTGCCAGGAAGCGCCCTTCTATACGCTGGGACCGCTCACGACCGATATCGCTCCGGGCTATGACCATATCACCTCCGGCATCGGGGCAGCCATGATCGGGTGGTATGGCTGCGCCATGCTCTGCTATGTCACGCCCAAAGAGCACCTTGGACTGCCGGACCGTGAGGACGTGAAGACCGGCGTCATTACCTACAAGATCGCTGCCCACGCGGCAGATCTGGCCAAGGGCCATCCAGGCGCGCAGATTCGTGATAATGCTCTGTCCAGGGCGCGATTCGAGTTTCGCTGGGAAGACCAGTTCAATCTATCGCTCGATCCGGACACAGCAAGGCTCTTCCATGATGAAACCCTGCCGGACAATGCTGCGAAGGTCTCGCACTTCTGTTCGATGTGCGGCCCTCATTTCTGTTCGATGAAAATCACGCAGGACGTCCGGGACTATGCCACGCAGTTACGGGTTGACGAACAGACAGCAATTCAGATCGGCATGAAGGAGAAATCCGAGGAGTTCCGAAAAACAGGATCGGAGCTCTATCAATAG
- the nadA gene encoding quinolinate synthase NadA has translation MPIVSTLPKPITDYQRLSAEELFRRTAEAKRLLGERVMILGHNYQRDEVIEHADFRGDSLLLSKLAAERSERPYIVFCGVHFMAETADILSRSKQTVILPDMAAGCSMADMAAIEQVDHCWETLGRILPVEETVMPAVYVNSAAVLKAFCGEHGGITCTSSNAKAVIDWSWARREKILFFPDEHLGRNTANKMGLAKEEMIVWDPFQLNGGNTRGAIQRAKLILWKGHCSVHQMFQPVHVDNFRKQYPEGKVIVHPECHEDVVNKADLSGSTEFIIKTVTAAPVGTAWAVGTELNLVNRLKRDLTDKKVFFLSSTVCQCATMFRIDGAHLCWAMENLVDGHVVNHIVVPDDEKHWARVALDRMMSVS, from the coding sequence ATGCCGATAGTCTCGACACTTCCCAAACCGATCACGGACTACCAGCGATTGTCTGCGGAGGAACTGTTCCGCCGGACGGCTGAAGCGAAACGCCTGTTGGGTGAGAGGGTTATGATCCTCGGTCATAACTATCAACGGGATGAAGTCATCGAACATGCCGATTTTCGCGGGGACTCTCTCCTCCTCTCAAAGCTGGCAGCCGAGCGATCAGAGCGGCCCTACATCGTTTTTTGCGGCGTGCATTTCATGGCCGAGACGGCAGATATCCTGAGCCGCTCCAAACAAACGGTCATCCTTCCGGACATGGCCGCAGGCTGTTCTATGGCAGACATGGCGGCCATCGAGCAGGTCGATCACTGCTGGGAAACCCTGGGACGGATTCTCCCGGTGGAAGAGACGGTCATGCCGGCGGTCTACGTCAACTCTGCCGCGGTACTGAAAGCTTTTTGCGGCGAACACGGAGGGATTACCTGTACCTCATCCAACGCCAAGGCGGTGATTGACTGGTCTTGGGCAAGGAGGGAGAAGATCCTCTTTTTCCCGGACGAGCATCTGGGCCGCAATACGGCGAACAAGATGGGTCTGGCTAAAGAAGAGATGATTGTCTGGGACCCCTTTCAACTCAATGGGGGCAATACGCGCGGAGCGATCCAGCGGGCCAAGTTGATTCTCTGGAAAGGTCACTGCAGTGTTCACCAGATGTTCCAGCCGGTCCACGTGGACAACTTCCGGAAGCAATATCCGGAGGGGAAAGTCATCGTTCATCCTGAATGTCATGAAGATGTCGTCAACAAGGCGGACCTTTCCGGTTCGACGGAGTTCATCATCAAGACTGTGACGGCAGCTCCAGTCGGTACGGCCTGGGCGGTTGGGACAGAACTCAATCTCGTCAACCGTCTCAAGCGTGACCTGACCGATAAGAAAGTCTTTTTCCTGTCGTCTACTGTCTGCCAGTGCGCGACGATGTTCCGGATTGATGGAGCCCATCTCTGTTGGGCGATGGAGAACCTTGTCGACGGCCATGTCGTGAACCACATCGTCGTTCCGGACGATGAGAAACATTGGGCCAGGGTTGCGCTGGACCGCATGATGTCCGTCAGTTAG
- the ileS gene encoding isoleucine--tRNA ligase, whose protein sequence is MDYKATLNLPKTDFPMKANLPQREPELLALWEREGLYEQIQAAGKGKPRYILHDGPPYANGRIHIGHALNKILKDIIIKSKTMAGYQVPYVPGWDCHGLPIEHQVLKELGDKKKTLDTPAIRHLCREYAEKYVKIQREEFKRLGILGDWQNPYLTMNPGYEATIIREFGKFVERGGVYKGLKPVLWCTADQTALAEAEVEYDDHTSPSIYVKFPLVTSPTVLSKTFPGISFPAGIKSVSVVIWTTTPWTLPANQAVCLHGEINYAFVQVGDEVLIVAEKLLESVTKVCKLDGARLFGVKKGKEGFEGMETQRPLTTGLSPILLGDFVTLDQGTGCVHIAPGHGMEDYILVLEHNAKATPGERLEILAPVDNAGRFTDVVKEFAGQHVLKANPKIVEFLQANGRLLGQGSLNHSYPHCWRCKNPVIFRATEQWFVSMETNELRKEALAEIDRVRWIPAYGRDRINGMIQNRPDWCLSRQRVWGVPIPGFTCVGCRSVLVDTTVIEHLATMLESRGADMWFEQSTADLLPGGTTCSTCGGTVFEKERDILDVWFESGVSYAAVLKERKWWPADLYLEGSDQHRGWFHSALLAGVVTDHRAPYEAVLTHGFVLDGQGKKMSKSAGNVVAPQDVIKQSGAEILRLWVSAQDYRDDLRISPEILTHMIEAYRKIRNTARFLLSNLYDFDPEKDRIPHEQLPELDRWALHRLSELILRVRKSYEDFEFHTIFHALNNFCSVDLSAVYLDILKDRLYTFRADSPLRRGSQTVLFEIVVAMTKLVAPVLSFTAEEIWRTLVTQVGGRLGVSSVHLSEFPEVQPRWQDTALAQRWERLLAYRTQVQGVLEGSRRDKTIGSSLEATVRLQADADTYEFLDPYRKDLTTLFIVSQVALVASSEGKVPLVITATGSSFGKCERCWNYREAVGKSTTFPTLCDRCIEAVQ, encoded by the coding sequence ATGGATTATAAGGCTACGCTCAATCTTCCCAAGACCGATTTCCCCATGAAGGCGAACCTTCCGCAACGGGAGCCTGAGCTCCTGGCCTTGTGGGAGCGTGAAGGCTTGTACGAACAGATTCAGGCAGCGGGGAAAGGCAAACCTCGGTACATCTTGCACGATGGACCGCCTTATGCGAATGGCCGCATCCATATCGGCCACGCGTTGAACAAGATCCTCAAGGACATCATCATCAAGTCGAAGACGATGGCGGGCTACCAGGTGCCTTATGTGCCAGGGTGGGACTGCCACGGCCTTCCGATCGAACATCAAGTCCTCAAAGAACTCGGCGACAAGAAGAAGACGCTCGATACTCCGGCCATCCGCCACCTCTGTCGGGAGTATGCGGAGAAGTACGTCAAGATTCAGCGGGAAGAATTCAAGCGGCTCGGTATCTTGGGCGATTGGCAGAACCCCTATCTCACGATGAATCCCGGTTATGAGGCGACGATCATCCGTGAATTCGGGAAATTCGTGGAGCGGGGAGGCGTCTATAAGGGGCTGAAGCCCGTGCTCTGGTGCACGGCAGATCAAACAGCTCTTGCTGAGGCGGAGGTGGAATACGACGATCACACCTCTCCTTCAATCTATGTGAAGTTTCCGTTGGTCACGTCGCCCACGGTGCTCAGCAAGACCTTCCCTGGCATTTCGTTCCCTGCCGGCATCAAGTCGGTCTCCGTCGTGATTTGGACGACGACGCCTTGGACTCTCCCGGCCAATCAAGCGGTCTGCCTCCATGGCGAGATCAATTATGCATTCGTCCAGGTCGGTGACGAAGTATTGATCGTTGCGGAGAAGCTTCTGGAGAGCGTAACGAAGGTCTGCAAGCTCGATGGGGCTCGCCTGTTCGGAGTGAAAAAGGGAAAAGAGGGGTTTGAGGGGATGGAGACGCAACGACCCCTGACCACCGGTTTATCGCCTATTCTGCTTGGGGATTTTGTGACCCTCGACCAGGGTACCGGCTGTGTCCACATTGCCCCTGGTCACGGCATGGAAGACTACATCCTCGTTCTTGAGCACAATGCCAAGGCTACGCCAGGGGAACGGTTGGAAATTCTGGCGCCGGTCGACAACGCCGGGCGGTTTACTGACGTGGTGAAAGAGTTTGCCGGCCAGCACGTGTTGAAGGCAAACCCAAAGATTGTGGAGTTTCTACAGGCCAACGGGCGATTGTTGGGCCAAGGGTCGTTGAACCACTCCTATCCGCACTGCTGGCGCTGCAAGAATCCTGTCATCTTCCGTGCGACAGAACAGTGGTTCGTGTCGATGGAGACGAATGAGCTTCGGAAAGAAGCTCTGGCAGAGATCGATCGAGTCCGCTGGATTCCGGCCTACGGTCGGGATCGAATCAATGGGATGATCCAGAACCGCCCAGATTGGTGTCTGTCGCGTCAGCGTGTGTGGGGCGTACCGATTCCCGGTTTCACCTGCGTCGGGTGCCGGTCTGTGCTGGTTGATACGACCGTGATCGAACACCTTGCGACGATGCTCGAGTCTAGAGGCGCCGATATGTGGTTTGAGCAGTCGACTGCCGACCTGTTGCCCGGAGGCACGACCTGTTCGACGTGCGGCGGAACGGTATTCGAGAAAGAGCGAGACATTCTCGACGTGTGGTTCGAGTCGGGCGTCAGCTACGCTGCTGTCTTGAAAGAACGGAAATGGTGGCCGGCCGATCTCTACCTAGAAGGATCGGATCAACATCGGGGCTGGTTCCACAGCGCCTTGTTGGCCGGTGTCGTCACGGATCATCGCGCGCCATACGAGGCGGTCCTGACTCACGGTTTTGTTCTCGACGGGCAGGGGAAGAAGATGTCCAAGTCGGCCGGGAATGTCGTCGCGCCGCAGGATGTGATCAAACAATCGGGTGCAGAAATTCTGCGTTTGTGGGTCTCGGCGCAGGATTATCGCGATGACCTCAGGATTTCTCCTGAAATCCTGACCCATATGATCGAGGCCTATCGAAAGATTCGGAACACCGCTCGTTTTCTGTTGAGCAATCTATACGACTTTGATCCTGAAAAAGACCGAATCCCGCACGAGCAGCTGCCTGAGTTGGATCGTTGGGCTCTGCATCGGCTCAGCGAGCTGATCCTTCGGGTTCGGAAGTCCTATGAGGATTTTGAATTCCACACGATTTTCCACGCCCTCAACAACTTCTGTTCAGTAGATCTGAGCGCGGTCTACCTCGATATCCTGAAGGATCGTCTCTACACGTTCCGAGCAGATTCACCCTTGCGTCGAGGATCGCAGACGGTACTCTTCGAGATCGTCGTTGCCATGACGAAGCTGGTGGCGCCGGTGCTGAGCTTTACGGCCGAGGAGATCTGGCGGACGTTGGTGACGCAGGTGGGCGGACGTCTCGGAGTGAGCAGCGTTCATCTGAGCGAATTTCCTGAGGTCCAACCCCGATGGCAGGATACCGCGCTGGCTCAGCGATGGGAACGGTTATTGGCCTATCGTACCCAGGTGCAAGGTGTGTTGGAGGGAAGCCGGCGTGATAAGACTATTGGATCTTCGTTGGAGGCGACGGTGCGTCTTCAAGCCGATGCCGACACCTACGAGTTCCTTGATCCCTACCGGAAGGACCTGACCACGCTCTTTATCGTCTCGCAGGTCGCACTGGTCGCCAGCAGTGAGGGGAAAGTCCCTCTGGTGATTACGGCGACAGGGTCTTCATTCGGAAAATGCGAGCGCTGTTGGAACTATCGTGAGGCGGTGGGGAAAAGCACGACCTTTCCGACCCTCTGCGATCGTTGCATTGAGGCGGTGCAGTGA